A window of the Cicer arietinum cultivar CDC Frontier isolate Library 1 chromosome 6, Cicar.CDCFrontier_v2.0, whole genome shotgun sequence genome harbors these coding sequences:
- the LOC101488654 gene encoding profilin-2, with protein sequence MSWQTYVDEHLMCDIDGTGHHLSAAAIIGHDGSVWAQSSSFPQIKSQEITGIMKDFDEPGTLAPTGLHLAGVKYMVIQGEPGAVIRGKKGSGGITIKKTGQALVFGVYEEPVTPGQCNMVVERLGDYLVDQGL encoded by the exons ATGTCGTGGCAAACTTATGTTGATGAACATTTGATGTGTGATATTGATGGCACCGGACACCACCTCTCTGCTGCTGCCATCATTGGTCATGATGGCTCTGTTTGGGCTCAGAGTTCTTCATTCCCTCAG ATTAAGTCTCAAGAGATCACTGGTATCATGAAAGATTTTGACGAACCAGGTACTCTTGCTCCTACAGGCTTGCATCTTGCTGGAGTCAAGTACATGGTCATCCAGGGAGAGCCTGGAGCTGTCATCCGTGGGAAGAAG GGATCTGGAGGCATCACCATAAAGAAAACTGGTCAAGCATTAGTTTTTGGTGTCTACGAGGAACCTGTAACTCCTGGACAATGCAACATGGTTGTTGAGAGGTTGGGAGATTACCTCGTCGATCAGGGTCTGTAG
- the LOC101488995 gene encoding derlin-1: MSSPGEFYKSLPPISKAYGTACLLATAVYQLGLYQPVHIALIYELVFFRFQVWRLFTNFFFLGPFSINFGIRLLMIVRYGVQLEKGPFDRRTADFLWMMLFGAFALLVLSAIPFFWTPFLAISLVFMLLYVWSREFPNAQINIYGLVSLKAFYLPWAMLALDVIFGSSLMPDLLGIIAGHLYYFLTVLHPLAGGKTILKTPMWVRKLVARWRIGAQPISRGEPVNNIQRESSSGVFRGRSYRLNG; this comes from the exons ATGTCTTCTCCCGGCGA GTTTTATAAATCACTTCCACCTATAAGCAAGGCTTATGGTACAGCTTGTCTGTTAGCTACAGCAGTTTACCAACTTGGATTATATCAACCTGTTCACATTGCGCTAATATACGAACTAGTGTTCTTTCGTTTTCAG GTTTGGAGGCTGTTCACAAACTTCTTTTTCCTCGGACCATTCTCCATCAATTTCGGTATTCGTCTTTTAATGAT AGTAAGGTATGGTGTCCAACTTGAGAAGGGACCATTCGACAGACGGACTGCTGATTTCTTGTGGATGATGCTATTTGGAGCCTTTGCACTATTG GTTCTATCTGCAATCCCCTTTTTTTGGACCCCATTTTTGGCAATATCACTTGTTTTTATGCTCCTTTATGTATGGAGTAGAGAATTTCCAAACGCTCAAATCAACATATATGGACTTGTTTCACTTAAG GCATTCTATCTTCCGTGGGCTATGCTTGCTTTGGATGTCATTTTCGGTTCATCTCTAATGCCCGATCTGTTAGGTATCATTGCAGGACATCTATACTACTTCTTGACAGTGTTGCATCCACTAGCAGGTGGGAAAACTATTTTGAAGACTCCAATGTGGGT ACGTAAATTGGTTGCAAGATGGAGAATTGGAGCCCAACCAATTAGTCGTGGCGAGCCTGTTAATAACATTCAGCGAGAGAGCAGTTCAGGAGTTTTCAGGGGAAGATCCTATCGACTAAATGGGTAA